One Leopardus geoffroyi isolate Oge1 chromosome C1, O.geoffroyi_Oge1_pat1.0, whole genome shotgun sequence DNA segment encodes these proteins:
- the ERRFI1 gene encoding ERBB receptor feedback inhibitor 1, protein MSTAGVAAQEIRVPLKTGFLHDGQALRTVRACWGGRSEFENHFLNIDPITMAYSLNSSAQEHLTSLGRAATSAPRSGSHFAEHGPSQKPTLAPLIIPPGEHPGPREEERVACGFRKLSVNGVCTSPPPLTPIKSPPSPFPCTALCERGSRPLPPLPISEDLSLDETDCEVEFLTSSDTDFLLEDCALSGFKYDVPGRRSFRGCGQINYAYFDTPAVSAADLSQAPEQNGGVQNSNPPLPQTHRRLRRSHSGPAGSFNKPAIRISSYIHRASPNSDEDKPEVPPRVPIPPRPVKPDYRRWSAEVTSSTYSDEDRPPKVPPREPLSRSNSRTPSPKSLPSYLNGVMPPTQSFAPDPKYVSSKALQRQNSEGSASKAPCILPVIENGKKVSSTHYYLLPERPPYLDKFEKFFREAEETNSSTHTQPLSADRGTASAAEKLDSKTRLDLGGHVRRKHSSYVVSP, encoded by the exons ATGTCCACAGCAGGAGTTGCTGCCCAGGAGATTCGAGTCCCGTTGAAAACCGGATTCCTGCACGATGGCCAAGCCTTGAGGACCGTGAGGGCCTGCTGGGGCGGCCGCAGCGAGTTTGAAAA tcACTTTTTGAACATCGACCCGATAACCATGGCCTACAGCCTCAACTCTTCGGCCCAGGAGCACCTCACATCTCTTG GGCGCGCTGCGACGTCCGCGCCAAGGAGCGGCAGCCACTTTGCAGAGCACGGCCCCTCCCAGAAGCCCACCTTGGCCCCTCTTATCATTCCCCCGGGCGAGCACCCGGGACCGCGGGAAGAGGAGCGAGTCGCGTGTGGTTTTAGGAAACTCTCGGTGAACGGCGTGTGTACTTCTCCCCCTCCGCTCACACCCATAAAgagccccccttcccccttcccctgcacGGCCCTCTGTGAACGCGGCTCCCGGCCCCTCCCGCCACTGCCCATCTCCGAAGACCTCTCTCTGGACGAGACCGACTGCGAGGTCGAGTTCCTAACCAGCTCGGACACGGACTTCCTCTTGGAAGACTGTGCGCTTTCTGGCTTCAAATACGATGTTCCTGGCAGGCGAAGCTTCCGTGGGTGTGGACAGATCAACTACGCGTATTTTGATACCCCAGCTGTCTCCGCGGCAGATCTCAGCCAGGCGCCTGAGCAGAATGGAGGTGTGCAAAATTCAAATCCTCCTCTGCCTCAGACCCACCGGAGATTAAGAAGGTCTCATTCGGGACCAGCTGGATCCTTCAACAAGCCGGCCATCAGGATATCCAGCTACATCCACAGAGCTTCTCCGAACTCCGACGAAGACAAACCCGAGGTGCCCCCCAGGGTCCCCATTCCTCCTCGGCCCGTGAAGCCAGATTACAGAAGGTGGTCGGCGGAAGTCACTTCCAGCACCTACAGCGACGAAGACCGGCCTCCCAAAGTACCACCGAGAGAACCGTTATCACGGAGTAACTCCCGCACGCCAAGCCCCAAAAGCCTTCCGTCTTACCTCAATGGGGTCATGCCCCCCACGCAGAGCTTTGCCCCTGACCCCAAGTACGTGAGCAGCAAAGCTCTGCAGAGACAGAACAGCGAAGGGTCTGCCAGTAAGGCTCCCTGCATCCTGCCCGTCATCGAAAACGGGAAGAAGGTGAGCTCGACACACTATTACCTACTACCTGAGAGACCGCCGTACCTGGACAAGTTTGAAAAGTTTTTCCGGGAAGCAGAGGAAACAAACTCAAGCACCCACACCCAGCCGCTGTCTGCTGACCGCGGTACAGCCTCGGCCGCAGAAAAGCTGGACTCCAAGACAAGACTGGACCTGGGGGGCCACGTGAGGCGTAAACACTCGTCCTACGTGGTTTCTCCTTAG